The genomic window CAAAATTGTTCAAGAATATACTTTCTTAGTTCATCCACTACCAAAACCCTATACAGTAACATAGTGGCTACGTTATATTCTTCCGTGTACCTACTAGATATCTGTCGTTGTGACTCATGTCAGTGACTATAATTTCTAAGAAGAGATTATAGTAATTGCCTAGACTTCGTAGGCATCGGTGCAGCAGGGTGCTGAAAAGAACGTAAGCTATACGTGCAAATCGGTTTAATTTTTTACAATTCCAGGCTTGGCGAGTGGCACAGCATGAAAGACACCAGCATAAGAGATAACAAACGACTGTTGCTGATTGATGACGACCCCAACCTGATTTTGTTGGTCAAGGACTACCTGGAATTTCGGGGGTACGAAGTAATCACCGCAGAAAATGGTCGGGAAGCGCTGGAAGTTCTAGAGCATGATATTCCTGACATGATTATTTGTGATGTCATGATGCCAGAGATGGACGGCATTGCCCTCGTGCAGCACGTCAGAGAAGATCCCCGCATCAGCTGGATTCCCGTTCTGTTTCTCTCAGCGAAAGGTCAAAGTCAAGACCGGGTGAAGGGTCTCAATACTGGGGCAGATGTATACATGGTCAAGCCCTTTGAGCCAGAAGAACTGGTGGCGCAAGTGGAATCCTCCCTCAAACAGGCAACCCGCCTAATTCAT from Coleofasciculus sp. FACHB-1120 includes these protein-coding regions:
- a CDS encoding response regulator transcription factor, with protein sequence MKDTSIRDNKRLLLIDDDPNLILLVKDYLEFRGYEVITAENGREALEVLEHDIPDMIICDVMMPEMDGIALVQHVREDPRISWIPVLFLSAKGQSQDRVKGLNTGADVYMVKPFEPEELVAQVESSLKQATRLIHHPARGTEGGSKLQVPDTVELTPTELKVVQFVARGMANREIAEQMNVSQRTIESHVSNMLGKTNLHNRTELARWAIESNMA